Proteins from one Portunus trituberculatus isolate SZX2019 chromosome 38, ASM1759143v1, whole genome shotgun sequence genomic window:
- the LOC123514564 gene encoding histone H3: MARTKQTARKSTGGKAPRKQLATKAARKSAPATGGVKKPHRYRPGTVALREIRRYQKSTELLIRKLPFQRLVREIAQDFKTDLRFQSSAVMALQEASEAYLVGLFEDTNLCAIHAKRVTIMPKDIQLARRIRGERA; this comes from the coding sequence ATGGCACGTACTAAGCAAACGGCCCGCAAGTCCACCGGTGGCAAGGCGCCCCGCAAGCAGCTTGCCACGAAGGCAGCTCGCAAATCTGCTCCTGCCACTGGAGGTGTCAAGAAGCCCCACCGTTACAGGCCAGGAACCGTGGCCCTCCGTGAGATCCGCCGTTATCAGAAGAGCACCGAACTGCTTATCAGGAAGCTGCCTTTCCAGCGCTTGGTGCGTGAAATTGCCCAGGATTTCAAGACTGACCTCCGCTTCCAGTCCTCCGCTGTCATGGCCCTCCAGGAAGCTTCCGAGGCTTATCTCGTGGGTCTCTTTGAAGACACTAACCTGTGCGCCATCCACGCCAAGCGTGTCACTATCATGCCCAAGGACATCCAGCTGGCTCGTCGAATCCGTGGCGAGCGTGCCTAA